A stretch of Alkalicella caledoniensis DNA encodes these proteins:
- the bshC gene encoding bacillithiol biosynthesis cysteine-adding enzyme BshC, with translation MPNIYQEYIAEKGSALSLFDYSPTIPQIHNRYEEINDKKATVKLCTYLEGYNNSLGCSKKTLENIQRLRNGAKTVVTGQQSGLLLGPTYTIYKALTAVRLAEQLTKEGKDVVPVFWIADEDHDWQEVNHTYLLDVKGNPQKLKIELDVQDSPVHHINLQEENLEELLGFIQELGFDQSFTKTVRNMLVDTYSKNFSKWFAKLLTYILKDTGLILIDSKADILKEQGKEVFTNMIEKRSELIQNLSTVSTKIKELGYNLQNPFDEVEESNLFIFKDNKRYKLKYLGNEQYSIKTGEVLTKEDVKDYINKGLVSPNVFLRLIVQDTSLPTVAFVGGPGEISYLAQIKDLYHSITNSKLPVIFPRQSFMVIESPINKLMKRYSLNYTHIHNLDLEKNKLIHNGEWELIQKEFELVKNDIIQQYKRLTDKISTINTQLSTIGEKNLQLITNQVGYLEKKAFNFHKENHCLVLEHFNKIEKNLYPNNIEQQRSLSIIYYLIKYDFSFIQKVTEGMDITNFSLQYIEL, from the coding sequence ATGCCTAATATATATCAAGAATACATAGCTGAGAAGGGGTCCGCCCTTTCTTTATTTGACTATTCCCCAACAATACCCCAAATACATAATCGATATGAAGAAATAAATGACAAGAAAGCAACTGTAAAGCTTTGTACCTATCTCGAAGGATATAACAACAGCTTAGGATGCAGCAAGAAAACCCTAGAAAATATACAAAGATTAAGAAATGGTGCAAAAACTGTAGTAACAGGGCAGCAAAGTGGATTACTTCTAGGTCCAACATATACAATTTACAAGGCACTGACTGCAGTAAGACTTGCTGAGCAGCTTACCAAAGAAGGTAAAGACGTCGTTCCTGTTTTCTGGATCGCAGACGAAGATCATGACTGGCAAGAAGTGAACCACACATACCTATTAGATGTAAAGGGGAATCCTCAAAAGCTTAAAATAGAATTAGATGTACAAGACAGCCCTGTACATCACATCAATCTGCAGGAAGAAAACCTAGAGGAACTATTAGGGTTTATTCAAGAACTTGGGTTTGATCAAAGCTTCACTAAAACCGTTAGAAATATGCTGGTAGATACCTACTCAAAGAATTTCAGTAAATGGTTTGCAAAATTACTAACATACATTTTGAAAGACACTGGTCTCATTCTAATCGATTCAAAGGCGGATATTTTAAAAGAGCAAGGTAAAGAAGTATTTACTAACATGATAGAAAAGAGAAGTGAGTTAATTCAAAACTTATCCACAGTTAGCACGAAAATCAAAGAACTGGGGTATAATCTTCAAAACCCATTTGACGAGGTAGAAGAAAGTAATCTATTTATTTTTAAAGATAACAAAAGGTACAAGCTTAAGTATCTTGGTAATGAGCAATATTCCATCAAGACAGGGGAAGTACTTACAAAAGAAGATGTGAAAGACTATATAAATAAAGGACTTGTAAGCCCTAACGTGTTTTTAAGACTTATTGTCCAAGATACATCCTTACCCACAGTGGCATTTGTTGGGGGGCCAGGGGAGATAAGCTATTTAGCCCAAATAAAAGATTTGTACCACAGCATTACTAATAGCAAGCTCCCTGTAATTTTCCCAAGACAGAGTTTTATGGTAATTGAGTCCCCTATTAATAAACTTATGAAAAGATATTCACTGAATTATACACATATCCACAACCTAGACCTAGAAAAAAATAAACTTATCCACAATGGTGAGTGGGAACTGATACAAAAGGAGTTCGAGCTTGTAAAAAATGACATAATTCAACAATATAAAAGACTTACTGACAAGATATCAACAATAAATACACAGTTATCCACAATTGGTGAAAAAAATCTACAGTTAATTACAAACCAAGTGGGCTATTTAGAGAAAAAGGCCTTTAATTTCCACAAGGAAAACCACTGTTTAGTGCTAGAGCATTTTAATAAAATAGAAAAAAATC